Proteins from a genomic interval of Tenacibaculum sp. SZ-18:
- the hemL gene encoding glutamate-1-semialdehyde 2,1-aminomutase produces the protein MEFKKSHKLYNKGLVNLVGAVNSPVRAFASVGGNPLFIEKAKGSKIKDVDGNSYIDLVLSYGPMILGHRHKKVQKAITKALKNGYSFGASTANEIKLAKIVCDAFPGMDKVRFVNSGTEAVLSGIRLARAYTGKDKIIKFSGCYHGHQDSLLVAAGSGLATLSLPGSKGVPEGAVKNTLIANYNDLDSVKAHFENHDDIAGVILEPIAGNMGVVVPQDGFLTELKAYLESKGALLIVDEVMTGFRSKFGGAQELLGVEADITCLGKVIGGGFPVGAYGARNEIMENVAPLGGMYQAGTLSGNPIAMAAGISTLTELKKQNPYKFFNKIAAELEESLLASAKKYGVELSVNRFGSMINPFFTSKHVTNFEDAQSSDTKKFGVFFWEMIKNGVFLPPSQFEAWFLSSAISSKDLEKSKRAIDKSLRAVSEI, from the coding sequence ATGGAATTTAAAAAATCACATAAATTATATAATAAAGGATTAGTAAATTTAGTAGGTGCCGTAAATTCTCCAGTAAGAGCATTTGCTTCAGTTGGAGGGAATCCGTTATTTATTGAAAAAGCTAAAGGAAGTAAAATAAAAGATGTTGATGGTAATTCTTATATCGATTTAGTATTGTCTTACGGACCAATGATTTTAGGTCACCGTCACAAGAAAGTTCAAAAAGCCATTACAAAAGCATTAAAAAATGGATATTCCTTTGGAGCTTCTACTGCAAATGAAATTAAATTAGCGAAAATCGTTTGTGATGCATTTCCTGGAATGGATAAAGTACGTTTTGTAAACTCTGGAACCGAGGCTGTTTTAAGCGGTATTCGATTGGCAAGAGCTTATACAGGAAAGGATAAAATTATAAAGTTCTCTGGTTGCTACCACGGTCATCAAGATTCGTTGTTAGTGGCTGCTGGATCTGGTTTAGCGACATTAAGTTTACCGGGAAGTAAAGGAGTTCCTGAAGGAGCAGTAAAAAACACTTTGATCGCAAATTACAATGATTTAGATAGTGTAAAGGCCCATTTTGAGAATCACGATGATATTGCTGGTGTTATTCTTGAGCCTATTGCTGGTAATATGGGAGTTGTTGTTCCACAAGATGGATTTTTAACAGAGTTAAAAGCTTATTTAGAATCGAAAGGGGCTCTTTTAATTGTAGATGAAGTAATGACAGGTTTCCGTTCTAAATTTGGTGGTGCTCAAGAGTTATTGGGAGTTGAGGCAGATATTACTTGTCTCGGTAAGGTAATTGGAGGAGGTTTTCCTGTAGGAGCTTACGGAGCTCGGAATGAGATAATGGAGAATGTAGCACCATTAGGGGGAATGTATCAGGCAGGAACATTAAGTGGTAATCCTATTGCTATGGCTGCTGGTATTTCAACCTTAACAGAATTAAAGAAACAGAATCCCTATAAATTCTTTAATAAAATTGCTGCTGAGTTAGAAGAGAGTCTTTTAGCATCTGCGAAAAAATATGGAGTTGAACTTTCAGTAAATAGATTCGGTTCAATGATTAATCCGTTTTTTACAAGTAAACACGTAACGAATTTTGAAGATGCGCAATCTTCCGATACTAAAAAGTTTGGAGTGTTTTTCTGGGAGATGATTAAAAATGGAGTTTTCTTACCTCCATCGCAATTTGAAGCTTGGTTTTTATCAAGTGCAATAAGTTCGAAAGATTTAGAAAAATCTAAGAGGGCTATTGATAAGTCATTGAGAGCCGTTTCTGAAATATAA
- a CDS encoding protease complex subunit PrcB family protein, which translates to MSQSSQINFIDLYQGSLHGAGEEGLAEGTLVIKSATDWESFLNKINSVNNISGQFNSIIDFSKNYVIVAVDSVRSTSGFSIKLTKAQDEKDKLIINVTNKGPKPTDMVAMALMQPIDIIVINKTNKKIIFVTK; encoded by the coding sequence ATGAGTCAATCTAGTCAAATTAATTTTATTGATTTATATCAAGGTTCTTTGCACGGGGCGGGAGAAGAAGGCTTAGCAGAAGGAACATTAGTAATTAAGTCTGCTACAGATTGGGAATCATTTCTGAATAAGATAAATAGTGTAAATAATATATCAGGACAGTTCAATTCAATAATTGATTTTTCAAAAAATTATGTTATAGTTGCTGTCGATAGTGTAAGGAGTACTAGTGGTTTTTCGATTAAGCTAACTAAGGCCCAAGATGAGAAAGATAAACTAATCATAAATGTTACTAATAAAGGTCCTAAACCAACAGATATGGTTGCAATGGCACTAATGCAACCAATAGACATAATAGTAATTAATAAAACAAACAAAAAGATAATTTTTGTAACTAAATAA
- the hemE gene encoding uroporphyrinogen decarboxylase, with product MIKNDLFLRALKGETVDRPPVWMMRQAGRYLPEFMEIREKYDFFTRCRTPELASEITVQPIRRYGMDAAILFSDILVVPQAMNVEVEMKPNFGPYLPNPIRDKKSLDKVINPDVNEELGYVMDAIKVTKEKLNNDIPLIGFAGSPWTILCYMVQGQGSKNFDKAKEFCFTQPVLAHQLLMKITDTTIAYLKAKVKAGVNAVQIFDSWGGMLSPTDYQEFSWQYINRIIEALKDDAPVIAFGKGCWFALQEMAKSNASALGVDWTCSPRNARYLTGGNVTLQGNFDPSRLLSPPTEIKKMVIEMINNFGKDKYIVNLGHGILPNIPVENAKAFIDAVKEYKVE from the coding sequence ATGATAAAGAACGATTTATTCCTAAGAGCCTTAAAAGGAGAAACGGTTGATAGACCACCAGTGTGGATGATGAGACAAGCAGGAAGATACTTGCCTGAGTTTATGGAAATAAGAGAAAAATATGATTTCTTTACACGTTGCCGTACTCCTGAATTAGCTTCAGAAATTACAGTTCAACCAATTCGTAGATACGGAATGGATGCAGCAATTTTATTCTCAGATATTTTAGTTGTACCTCAGGCTATGAATGTTGAGGTTGAGATGAAGCCAAATTTTGGTCCTTATTTACCAAATCCAATTCGCGATAAAAAGTCTTTAGATAAAGTCATAAATCCCGATGTTAATGAGGAATTAGGTTATGTAATGGACGCCATTAAGGTAACAAAAGAAAAATTGAATAATGACATACCTTTAATTGGATTTGCTGGTTCTCCATGGACAATTTTATGTTATATGGTGCAAGGTCAAGGTTCTAAAAACTTTGATAAAGCTAAGGAGTTTTGTTTTACTCAACCAGTTTTGGCGCATCAATTGTTAATGAAGATTACAGATACTACAATTGCTTATTTAAAAGCAAAGGTTAAAGCAGGTGTAAATGCTGTCCAAATTTTCGATTCTTGGGGAGGAATGCTATCACCAACAGATTATCAAGAGTTTTCTTGGCAATACATCAATAGAATAATTGAAGCATTAAAAGATGATGCACCAGTAATAGCTTTTGGTAAAGGATGTTGGTTTGCTTTACAAGAAATGGCTAAATCGAATGCATCAGCTTTAGGAGTTGACTGGACTTGCTCTCCAAGGAATGCAAGATATTTAACAGGTGGAAATGTAACGTTACAAGGTAATTTTGACCCATCACGACTACTTTCTCCACCAACTGAAATCAAAAAAATGGTCATTGAAATGATCAACAATTTTGGAAAGGACAAATATATTGTTAACTTAGGGCACGGCATTTTGCCTAATATACCAGTTGAAAACGCAAAAGCATTTATCGATGCTGTTAAAGAGTACAAAGTTGAATAA
- a CDS encoding TlpA family protein disulfide reductase, with translation MKRLLSFLLIILVTSVFAQKKYYNQAVNSCAGKSSDELIDKCIKDSYLLNYDFTTDESKVISTKDIKRPIVILAAAGWSAPCIGQIPALNEIVDIYHNDIQFIMIFWDKKGKIERFKSKVDSRVLLVPAGDSDKVEKGNLDISGFVHKLDYPTAYLIDKTKKFVDVKRGAVIPSKTVTREEANETNASDLEAFIQQVLK, from the coding sequence ATGAAAAGATTATTGTCATTTCTGTTAATTATTCTTGTGACAAGTGTATTTGCACAAAAAAAATACTATAACCAAGCAGTTAATAGCTGTGCGGGTAAATCATCCGATGAATTAATTGACAAATGTATCAAAGATAGCTATCTATTAAATTATGATTTTACGACTGATGAAAGTAAAGTAATAAGTACTAAAGATATTAAGAGACCAATTGTAATCCTTGCTGCTGCTGGTTGGTCAGCTCCTTGTATTGGGCAAATCCCAGCGTTAAATGAAATTGTAGATATTTATCATAATGACATACAGTTTATCATGATTTTTTGGGATAAGAAAGGTAAAATTGAAAGATTTAAGAGCAAAGTAGACTCAAGAGTTCTTTTAGTTCCAGCAGGAGATTCTGATAAAGTAGAGAAAGGTAATTTAGATATTAGTGGATTTGTTCATAAATTAGATTATCCTACAGCCTATTTAATTGATAAAACTAAAAAATTTGTCGATGTTAAAAGAGGTGCAGTTATTCCTTCTAAAACAGTAACTCGGGAAGAAGCTAATGAAACAAATGCTTCTGATTTGGAGGCTTTTATCCAACAAGTATTGAAATAA
- a CDS encoding EI24 domain-containing protein: protein MIPSTINAVKAYFDSFEIINKLKLWKYFLIPVIISAATALIIASITYFLADDLGYYIAKLWPWEFGKETFTAIGNFLSGVAIVTIGFILYKHIVLALSSPFMGPVSQKIESHFYGNRHMHKKTSFQESLARGIRISTRNIIRELLLTLVILILGLIPLIGIFSSVLLILVQAYYAGFGNMDYTLERHYSYKDSVTFVKRHRGTAIGNGLIFILFLLIPVIGVVLVLPFSVTAATTETMKKIH, encoded by the coding sequence ATGATACCGTCAACTATTAATGCAGTAAAAGCATATTTCGATTCATTTGAAATTATTAATAAATTAAAGTTATGGAAGTACTTTCTTATTCCGGTAATAATTAGTGCGGCTACTGCCTTGATTATAGCATCAATCACATATTTTTTGGCTGATGATTTAGGGTATTATATCGCTAAATTATGGCCTTGGGAATTTGGTAAAGAAACATTTACAGCTATTGGAAACTTTTTAAGTGGTGTTGCAATTGTTACAATTGGTTTTATTTTATATAAGCATATTGTATTAGCCTTGTCGTCTCCTTTTATGGGGCCAGTATCCCAAAAAATTGAAAGTCATTTTTATGGAAACCGACATATGCATAAAAAAACTTCATTCCAAGAATCTTTGGCAAGAGGAATTCGAATAAGTACAAGAAATATAATCAGAGAATTACTTTTAACGTTAGTAATCTTAATTTTGGGATTAATACCATTAATCGGAATTTTCTCTTCTGTTTTGTTAATACTTGTCCAAGCTTATTATGCAGGATTTGGTAATATGGATTATACATTGGAAAGACATTATAGTTATAAAGACAGTGTAACTTTTGTTAAAAGGCATAGAGGAACAGCTATTGGAAATGGTTTGATTTTCATTCTTTTTTTATTAATTCCAGTTATTGGTGTAGTTTTAGTGCTGCCTTTTTCAGTTACAGCAGCAACTACAGAAACAATGAAAAAAATTCACTAG
- the hemF gene encoding oxygen-dependent coproporphyrinogen oxidase — MKDQFYAYIQQLQETITSKLEKIDGKATFQEDLWERPEGGGGRTRVIENGEVFQKGGVNISAVHGELPEVLRKQFKVETGNFFACGLSLVLHPVNPFVPTVHANWRYFEMYNEKGEIVTQWFGGGQDLTPYYLFDEDAVHFHTICKNACDKHHEDFYPKFKETCDNYFWNSHRNEARGVGGLFFDYLKETDEFSMQDRYDFVTEVGNSFLNSYVPIVEKRKDTRYAKEHKDWQEVRRGRYVEFNLVHDRGTLFGLKTNGRIESILMSLPPTVQWKYNHVPEKGTEEFKLIKVLANPKKWV; from the coding sequence ATGAAAGACCAATTTTACGCATATATCCAACAATTACAAGAGACTATAACTAGCAAGTTAGAGAAGATAGATGGAAAAGCTACTTTTCAAGAAGATTTATGGGAAAGACCAGAAGGTGGAGGAGGAAGAACTCGTGTTATTGAAAATGGTGAAGTATTTCAAAAAGGAGGCGTAAATATTTCTGCTGTACATGGTGAATTACCAGAAGTACTTAGAAAACAGTTTAAGGTTGAAACAGGAAACTTTTTTGCTTGTGGTTTAAGTTTAGTATTGCATCCAGTAAATCCGTTTGTGCCTACAGTTCATGCGAATTGGCGTTATTTTGAAATGTATAACGAAAAAGGAGAAATCGTTACACAATGGTTTGGTGGAGGTCAAGATTTGACTCCGTATTATCTTTTCGATGAAGATGCAGTACATTTTCACACGATTTGTAAGAATGCATGTGATAAGCATCATGAAGATTTTTATCCAAAGTTTAAAGAGACTTGTGATAATTATTTCTGGAATTCTCATCGGAATGAGGCTAGAGGAGTAGGAGGTTTATTCTTCGATTATTTAAAGGAAACTGATGAATTTTCAATGCAAGATCGTTACGATTTTGTAACGGAAGTTGGAAATAGTTTTTTGAATAGTTATGTTCCTATTGTAGAAAAAAGAAAGGATACTCGTTATGCTAAGGAACATAAAGATTGGCAAGAAGTAAGAAGAGGTAGATATGTTGAATTTAATTTAGTACACGACAGAGGAACATTGTTCGGTTTGAAAACAAATGGTAGAATTGAGAGTATTTTAATGAGTTTGCCACCAACTGTTCAATGGAAATATAACCATGTTCCCGAAAAAGGAACAGAAGAGTTTAAGTTAATAAAAGTTTTAGCGAATCCTAAAAAATGGGTATAA
- a CDS encoding DEAD/DEAH box helicase family protein, with product MLFEDLCFTLQWRPYQATVLENFDDHIEDNHFHIVAPPGSGKTILGIEIIKRLHKKTLVLAPTLTIRNQWENRLQTFFADNQKFNNLSFNLKEPSDITFSTYQALHTFYKTFDNEEDYYTFFKRHEIEVLLLDEAHHLKNAWWKCLFNLKEQHLQTVVALTATPPYDSDKLEIIKYFKLCGEIDDEIVIPDLVKEKNLAPHQDLVYLSKPELEESIYLANFKEKIKEFVYSLFHEKDFLKLIENHRFYIHPQRHLEEIYKNPDFFSSILIFLNALQHEISNDKLELLGFDKNDETKFPEASYEWIQILLHGILVTDRENLEERESYINSLEKKLRELSAFSRNKVDLNGNELIYKSLSNSPSKLKSIKDIVRQEQKNLQEELRCVILTDYIRKEYLNTSENKIDIIDKIGVIPIFLQLKNQVFFPKALAVLSGSIVIIHQTLISKIEEIDSLDNYKFSYLEIDNNYVLVNGTSSSSKNIVEVITKLFELGYIKVLIGTKSLLGEGWDAPSINSLVLASFVGSFVTSNQMRGRAIRMNPKNPNKVGLIWHLACIDPTDDTGGKDLKLLSRRFNSFLGVSNDSDVLIQNGLSRLNLPEKIFINDVESLNLTTTLQSERRENIAVKWSKSIFNGRKIHDEISLISPKKKATKLTKLDYLNALLYSFRETSMVIGMFVIYFFLLFIIEDPQITKILYLSLASLFVWFFFSIYKNTKSYVKYGLYDTRIHKIAKAVIDTLIDLEIITTSKRNLQLKTRLKGKGEVGITIYGASRFESKTFINILDEILQPIDNPKYLLRQDKKYWISNNFKKHKYSAIPELFASNKKQANIYLDNWKKRFGMANIVYTRTLDGRKHLLKARLQRMRNRDKIIIKKSVIWR from the coding sequence ATGTTATTCGAAGATTTATGTTTTACCTTACAATGGAGACCTTATCAAGCAACTGTATTAGAAAACTTTGATGATCATATTGAAGATAATCATTTTCATATTGTCGCTCCACCCGGTTCAGGAAAGACGATATTAGGAATTGAAATTATAAAAAGACTCCATAAAAAAACCCTGGTTTTAGCACCAACTTTAACCATTCGAAATCAATGGGAAAATCGTTTGCAGACATTTTTTGCGGACAATCAAAAATTCAATAATTTATCTTTTAATCTAAAAGAGCCTTCTGATATTACCTTTTCAACTTACCAGGCTCTGCATACGTTTTATAAGACATTTGATAATGAAGAAGACTATTATACTTTTTTCAAAAGACATGAGATAGAAGTATTGTTATTGGATGAAGCACATCATTTAAAAAATGCCTGGTGGAAATGTTTATTTAACTTAAAAGAACAACATTTACAAACTGTTGTAGCGTTAACAGCAACTCCGCCGTATGATAGTGATAAATTGGAAATTATAAAGTACTTTAAACTATGCGGAGAAATTGACGATGAAATTGTAATTCCAGATTTGGTAAAAGAAAAGAATCTTGCCCCACACCAAGACTTAGTCTATCTTTCCAAACCTGAATTAGAGGAATCAATTTACCTTGCAAACTTTAAAGAAAAAATCAAGGAATTCGTGTACTCTTTATTCCATGAAAAGGACTTTCTTAAGCTTATTGAAAATCATCGCTTTTATATTCACCCGCAAAGACATCTTGAGGAAATTTACAAAAATCCAGACTTTTTCTCATCCATCCTAATCTTTTTAAATGCGTTACAACATGAAATTTCGAATGATAAATTAGAACTTCTAGGATTTGATAAAAATGATGAAACAAAATTTCCTGAAGCTTCATATGAATGGATTCAAATATTATTACATGGAATTTTAGTAACAGATAGGGAAAATTTAGAAGAAAGAGAATCATATATAAATTCGCTTGAAAAAAAATTAAGAGAGCTTTCAGCATTTAGCAGAAATAAAGTTGATTTAAATGGCAATGAACTCATATATAAATCTTTAAGTAATAGTCCGAGTAAATTAAAAAGTATTAAAGATATTGTTCGACAAGAACAAAAGAATTTACAAGAAGAATTGAGATGTGTAATTTTAACTGATTATATACGTAAGGAATATTTAAATACTTCGGAAAATAAAATTGATATTATTGATAAAATCGGAGTAATTCCTATTTTTCTTCAACTAAAAAATCAAGTTTTTTTCCCGAAAGCATTAGCCGTTTTATCGGGATCCATTGTCATTATACATCAAACTTTAATTTCAAAAATTGAAGAAATAGATTCTCTTGACAACTACAAATTTTCTTATTTAGAAATAGATAATAACTACGTACTTGTAAATGGTACATCCTCCTCTTCAAAAAATATTGTGGAAGTTATCACAAAGCTATTTGAATTAGGATATATAAAAGTACTTATTGGAACAAAATCCCTATTAGGTGAAGGTTGGGATGCTCCTTCGATTAACAGCTTAGTTTTAGCTTCTTTCGTTGGTTCATTTGTAACCTCGAATCAAATGCGTGGGCGAGCTATTCGTATGAACCCTAAAAACCCGAATAAAGTTGGTTTAATTTGGCATTTAGCTTGTATTGATCCTACAGATGACACCGGAGGGAAAGATCTCAAATTATTATCGCGAAGATTTAATTCTTTTTTAGGAGTTTCTAATGATTCGGATGTGCTTATTCAGAATGGATTATCAAGATTAAATCTACCAGAAAAAATTTTTATTAATGATGTAGAAAGTCTAAATCTAACGACAACGCTTCAATCTGAAAGAAGAGAAAACATTGCCGTAAAGTGGTCTAAATCAATATTTAATGGAAGAAAAATTCATGATGAAATATCTTTAATTAGTCCAAAAAAGAAAGCTACGAAATTAACAAAACTAGATTATTTAAATGCTTTACTTTATAGCTTTAGAGAAACTTCGATGGTAATTGGGATGTTTGTAATATATTTTTTTCTCCTTTTCATTATAGAAGATCCACAGATAACTAAAATTTTATACTTATCTCTTGCCAGCTTATTTGTTTGGTTTTTCTTTAGTATTTACAAAAACACAAAAAGTTATGTAAAGTATGGCTTGTATGATACAAGAATCCACAAAATAGCTAAAGCAGTTATAGACACTTTAATAGACTTAGAAATAATAACAACTTCAAAGAGAAATCTTCAGTTAAAAACTCGTTTAAAAGGGAAAGGTGAAGTTGGAATAACTATTTATGGTGCAAGTAGATTTGAAAGTAAAACTTTTATAAATATCCTGGATGAAATTTTACAACCAATTGATAATCCTAAGTATCTATTACGACAAGACAAAAAATATTGGATCTCCAATAATTTCAAAAAACATAAATATAGTGCCATTCCGGAACTTTTTGCTTCTAACAAAAAACAAGCTAATATTTACTTAGATAACTGGAAAAAGCGATTTGGAATGGCCAATATTGTTTATACAAGAACATTAGATGGCAGAAAACATCTGCTCAAAGCTAGACTACAAAGAATGAGAAACCGAGATAAAATAATTATAAAAAAGAGTGTTATATGGAGATAA
- the cysC gene encoding adenylyl-sulfate kinase has translation MEDKNTTRKFFLLFTGLSGAGKSTVANALKRKLTANNKATYLLDGDVLRKGINKDLSFSPEDRKENLRRMAEIASLFLDTGYIVLSAFIAPYKESRSMIQDIIGKENYLEIFMNTSIETCIKRDVKGLYEKARKGEILNMTGINAPYETPEHPFLEIKEDSSLEETVNLIFNSIKNKL, from the coding sequence TTGGAAGATAAAAATACTACTCGAAAATTTTTCTTATTGTTTACTGGATTATCTGGCGCAGGTAAATCTACAGTAGCAAATGCATTAAAAAGAAAACTTACAGCAAATAATAAAGCAACATATCTCTTAGATGGAGATGTATTAAGAAAAGGAATTAACAAAGATTTGTCATTTTCTCCAGAGGATAGAAAAGAAAATTTAAGAAGAATGGCTGAAATAGCCTCATTATTTTTAGATACTGGTTATATTGTTCTATCGGCCTTTATAGCTCCATATAAAGAAAGTAGAAGCATGATTCAGGATATTATTGGAAAAGAGAATTATTTAGAAATCTTTATGAACACCAGTATAGAAACCTGTATCAAAAGAGATGTAAAAGGTTTATATGAAAAAGCTCGAAAAGGAGAGATTTTAAATATGACAGGAATTAATGCTCCTTATGAAACGCCTGAGCATCCATTTTTAGAAATAAAGGAAGATAGCTCCTTAGAAGAAACAGTAAATCTGATTTTTAACTCCATTAAAAACAAACTATAA
- a CDS encoding sensor histidine kinase — translation MSKKIILLIVASVIGLLALSYIQARLIKNTYSLRKEAFTDKASSQVSKIGSYGSPIDSIFDAISDTFVKDLDKYNLGKVTSEQLLIRLKTISDSLNPKFIKEYEKEVNFDKLGYNLKYHRQLKNLVMLDSLKTDTIFERKKKEKGLKLIGYDFQSNSDLHLGTSTWETNRTFEEVNNGKSEKVNYHIIFETSNYMNINDWEKIVLMEMRSLLIFSFCIFLFVIGLFYYSIKNLITQKNIADIKTDFVNNITHELKTPLSTLSLATKILKQQEGMSADTENTIRTIDRQNVRLQNLIDQVLNNSIGYQDLVLNKKQTNSAEFLNGILNDFDITHEENIRLNRKLSNTSSFLNIDEFYAATAIVNILENAVKYGASKILVSENIDTNKWILVIEDDGIGIDKKNLKLLFNKFFRAENQNVHNVKGLGLGLYYTHQVIMAHKGTIKVESEKGIGTKFTIELPLKN, via the coding sequence ATGTCGAAAAAAATTATTCTTCTTATTGTAGCATCCGTCATCGGATTATTGGCATTATCATATATTCAAGCCAGACTAATAAAAAACACCTATTCTTTAAGAAAGGAGGCTTTTACAGACAAGGCGAGTAGTCAGGTAAGTAAAATTGGTAGTTATGGTTCTCCTATAGATTCTATTTTTGATGCAATTTCAGATACATTTGTTAAGGATCTTGATAAGTATAATTTAGGAAAAGTTACAAGTGAACAATTGTTAATTCGTTTAAAAACAATATCAGATTCCTTAAATCCAAAATTTATTAAAGAATATGAGAAAGAAGTCAATTTTGATAAATTGGGGTACAATTTAAAATATCATCGTCAGCTTAAAAATTTAGTAATGTTAGATAGTTTAAAAACTGATACGATATTCGAAAGGAAAAAGAAAGAGAAAGGATTGAAATTAATTGGTTACGATTTTCAGAGTAATTCCGATTTACATCTAGGAACTTCAACATGGGAAACTAACAGAACATTTGAGGAGGTGAATAATGGGAAATCTGAAAAAGTAAATTATCATATAATTTTCGAAACTTCAAACTACATGAATATTAATGATTGGGAGAAAATCGTTTTAATGGAAATGAGAAGTCTACTAATTTTCTCATTTTGTATTTTCTTATTTGTCATTGGATTGTTTTATTATTCTATCAAAAACTTAATAACACAAAAGAATATAGCTGATATTAAAACAGATTTTGTGAATAATATTACACATGAATTAAAAACACCTTTATCAACATTATCTTTAGCTACAAAAATTCTGAAACAACAGGAAGGAATGTCAGCAGATACAGAAAACACTATTCGAACCATAGATAGACAAAATGTAAGATTGCAAAACTTAATTGATCAAGTTTTAAATAATAGCATTGGCTATCAAGATTTGGTATTGAATAAAAAGCAAACAAATAGTGCTGAATTTTTAAACGGAATTTTAAACGATTTTGATATTACCCACGAAGAGAATATTAGATTAAATAGAAAATTATCAAATACATCAAGCTTTCTAAATATTGATGAGTTTTATGCCGCAACAGCTATTGTTAATATTCTTGAGAATGCAGTGAAGTATGGAGCATCAAAAATTCTTGTATCTGAAAATATAGATACTAATAAGTGGATTTTAGTTATTGAAGATGACGGTATTGGAATCGATAAAAAAAATCTAAAATTATTATTTAATAAGTTTTTTCGTGCAGAAAATCAAAATGTTCATAATGTGAAAGGATTAGGTCTTGGTTTATATTATACGCATCAAGTCATAATGGCTCATAAGGGAACTATTAAAGTAGAAAGTGAAAAAGGAATTGGAACTAAATTTACAATTGAATTACCTTTAAAGAATTAA
- a CDS encoding response regulator transcription factor: MEKYQILLAEDDPDFGNLLQQYLQMSGYTVTWVKDGVEALELFTRSTFDVCVLDVMMPKKDGFTLAEDIINISPEVPFVFLTARKLKEDKIKGLKLGADDYIVKPFDADELVLRLKNIIKRSTNSVKSIIKEESIEIGAYTFNQRRLELLYKEENQQLTEKEANLIKFLVEHKNQMLKREEILKEVWGNEDYFSGRSMDVFISRLRKYFKKDSNISIESSRGIGLEFKIKK; this comes from the coding sequence ATGGAAAAGTATCAGATTTTACTAGCAGAAGATGATCCGGATTTTGGTAATTTATTACAGCAATATCTGCAAATGTCGGGTTATACAGTTACTTGGGTAAAAGATGGAGTAGAAGCTTTAGAGTTATTTACTCGCTCAACATTCGATGTTTGTGTTTTAGATGTTATGATGCCTAAAAAAGATGGATTTACATTGGCGGAAGATATTATAAACATAAGCCCAGAAGTACCTTTTGTTTTTCTAACCGCAAGAAAGTTGAAAGAAGATAAAATTAAAGGATTAAAACTTGGTGCTGATGATTATATCGTAAAACCGTTTGATGCTGATGAACTAGTTCTAAGATTAAAAAATATAATTAAAAGATCTACAAATTCGGTAAAGTCAATTATCAAAGAAGAAAGTATAGAAATAGGAGCTTATACTTTTAATCAAAGGAGATTAGAACTTTTATATAAAGAAGAAAATCAGCAATTAACAGAAAAGGAAGCCAACTTGATCAAATTCTTGGTTGAACACAAAAATCAAATGCTAAAAAGAGAAGAGATACTAAAAGAAGTTTGGGGAAATGAAGATTATTTTTCTGGTAGAAGTATGGATGTTTTTATAAGTAGACTTCGTAAATACTTTAAAAAGGATTCTAATATTTCCATTGAAAGTTCAAGAGGAATAGGATTAGAATTTAAGATTAAAAAATAA